A genome region from Pseudomonadota bacterium includes the following:
- a CDS encoding LysM peptidoglycan-binding domain-containing protein: MKKYVLLLLSALATLPCYGENLALNPSYPDHYVVKRGDTLWDISAVFLTKPWLWPQIWQVNPQVRNPHRIYPG, from the coding sequence AAAAAATACGTATTGCTGTTACTCTCCGCGTTGGCCACGCTACCTTGCTACGGCGAGAATTTGGCGCTCAACCCGAGCTACCCCGACCACTATGTCGTGAAACGCGGCGATACCTTATGGGACATTTCGGCGGTCTTCTTGACGAAACCATGGCTCTGGCCGCAGATTTGGCAGGTGAATCCGCAGGTGCGGAATCCGCACCGCATCTATCCGGG